Proteins encoded within one genomic window of Fusarium musae strain F31 chromosome 4, whole genome shotgun sequence:
- a CDS encoding hypothetical protein (EggNog:ENOG41), translating to MVVDSWAQNASNNSSHHDHSGKPGDKIQEWSSLIGIVTAIVGNVLIALALNVQRYAHIRLHKQRSRNRKRAKEALKHPHPGDHGGSYGTIGGGSNGAGYQNGHGTSTDDGNRMDESRETDPLTGSFHSEASQSTDSKEDDTSSSYLKSPYWWLGQVLITLGEMGNFLAYGFAPASIVSPLGVVALISNCIIAPAMFHEKFRQRDFWGVVIAVAGVVTVVLSAKQEETKLNPHDVWDAITTLAFEIYLGVTIFLILVLMWASPRYGRRTILIDLGLVGLFGGYTALATKGVSSMLSSTLWRAFATPVTYVLIVILLGTAVMQIRYVNKALQRFDSTQVIPIQFVMFTLCVIIGSAVLYRDFERTNAEQAAKFVGGCLLTFFGVFLITSGREQSHDDDEVLSEGDDFEDTIGLANQEGNGTAPYQDGQGFSTPKSRSRRSSHLSGPNYPDAQRALKAAVTPHQENNNLPSAKALSSQMSPGQETMASGFPWNDFGGPSTPPGRGVRAYSTDSVLAPPGTAGSAAFASHPTTPMRDALAPDGSLLPRPQASPSKPGGTGSRSRTFISPSPLSSTVTAVVKDAFLRASDDPSVRQSSMRRIRSTIRAGLFFNEDDENADPENNSRSNTLPAPSAAPVSVENLPSALDDAEGPAGDDLVRRRSRSVSDTLGDFFGVRRKKRHDGYFASDVEDVTVGAATPGQDRTDPQGDYREV from the exons ATGGTGGTCGATTCTTGGGCGCAAAACGCCTCCAATAACTCCTCTCATCACGACCATTCCGGCAAACCCGGCGATAAAATACAAGAGTGGTCTTCTCTTATCGGTATCGTCACAGCCATTGTAGGCAACGTACTCATCGCTCTCGCGCTGAATGTTCAGAGATACGCACATATTCGACTACACAAGCAACGGAGTAGGAATCGGAAGAGGGCGAAAGAAGCTTTGAAGCACCCTCACCCTGGAGATCATGGCGGCTCATACGGCACCATTGGAGGGGGTAGCAATGGGGCTGGGTATCAAAATGGTCACGGAACAAGTACAGATGATGGCAATCGCATGGACGAGAGCCGTGAAACTGATCCGCTGACCGGGTCCTTTCACTCCGAGGCATCGCAGAGCACCGATAGCAAAGAGGATGATACGTCTTCATCATACCTCAAATCTCCGTACTGGTGGTTGGGCCAAGTTCTTATCACTCTTGGCGAGATGGGCAACTTTCTCGCATACGGTTTCGCCCCCGCTTCGATTGTCTCTCCTCTCGGAGTTGTCGCCTTGATATCGAACTGCATCATTGCGCCTGCCATGTTCCACGAGAAGTTCCGACAGCGCGATTTCTGGGGTGTAGTTATTGCTGTAGCTGGTGTTGTCACTGTTGTTCTGAGCGCAAAGCAAGAGGAGACAAAGTTGAACCCCCATGATGTATGGGACGCAATCACTACGCTGGCTTTTGAGATCTATCTTGGCGTGACCATATTTCTTATCCTGGTCTTGATGTGGGCAAGTCCTAGGTATGGAAGACGCACGATTCTTATCGACCTGGGACTTGTTGGTTTGTTTG GCGGTTACACTGCCCTTGCGACAAAAGGTGTTTCGTCGATGTTGTCTTCCACTCTTTGGCGTGCTTTTGCGACTCCTGTCACTTACGTTCTCATCGTTATTCTCCTTGGGACGGCCGTCATGCAGATTCGCTATGTCAACAAGGCGCTGCAACGTTTTGATTCGACTCAGGTTATTCCAATTCAGTTCGTAATGTTTACGCTGTGTGTCATCATTGGAAGCGCCGTCCTTTACCGCGATTTCGAACGAACAAACGCTGAACAGGCGGCCAAGTTTGTTGGGGGCTGTCTCCTTACCTTCTTCGGCGTCTTTCTCATTACTAGCGGCCGTGAGCaaagccatgatgacgacgaagtCCTGTCTGAAGGCGATGATTTCGAGGATACCATAGGCCTTGCGAACCAGGAAGGGAATGGCACAGCGCCCTACCAAGACGGCCAAGGGTTCTCTACCCCCAAGTCACGGTCACGACGGTCCAGTCACCTGTCAGGTCCTAACTATCCTGATGCACAGAGAGCCTTGAAAGCCGCGGTTACACCACATCAGGAGAACAACAATCTTCCATCAGCCAAGGCTTTGAGTTCTCAGATGTCTCCAGGCCAGGAGACTATGGCTTCTGGTTTCCCCTGGAACGATTTCGGAgggccatcaacaccaccgGGAAGAGGCGTTAGGGCGTACTCTACAGACTCTGTTCTTGCACCACCGGGTACCGCGGGCTCAGCGGCGTTTGCCTCTCacccaacaacaccaatgaGAGATGCCTTAGCTCCTGATGGCTCGCTTCTCCCACGGCCTCAAGCTAGTCCTTCGAAGCCCGGTGGTACTGGAAGCCGATCCAGGACCTTTATCTCCCCTTCCCCTCTATCGTCGACAGTCACCGCTGTAGTCAAGGATGCTTTTCTGCGTGCGTCTGACGACCCAAGCGTGCGCCAGTCCTCGATGCGTCGTATACGTTCCACCATCCGTGCCGGGCTCTTCTTTAACGAAGACGATGAAAATGCTGATCCCGAGAATAACTCCCGGTCGAACACGCTCCCCGCACCATCAGCAGCTCCGGTATCAGTAGAAAATCTTCCTAGCGCTTTAGACGATGCTGAGGGGCCTGCAGGCGACGATCTGGTGCGTCGGAGGTCACGCAGTGTTAGTGATACACTGGGCGATTTCTTTGGCGTCCGGCGCAAGAAGCGCCATGATGGCTATTTCGCGAGCGACGTCGAAGATGTGACAGTAGGAGCAGCTACCCCAGGTCAAGATCGGACGGATCCTCAAGGGGACTACCGAGAAGTATAA
- the POB3 gene encoding FACT complex subunit (BUSCO:EOG09261WVT), whose amino-acid sequence MTAIESFDNIYLDLSKESGKCRFAETGFGWKPVGGGDTFTLDHNNIASAQWSRAAKGYEIKIVQRAKSGIIQLDGFQQEDYDRLAKVFKNWYSTALESKEHALRGWNWGKAEFSKSELTFSVQNRPAFELAYSEIGNTNLAGRNEVAVEMALPDTGANAQLGGARSKGSKAAAGRDQLVEMRFYIPGVTTRKEAEGEDAGSDAGNDEQEKNAATLFYETLIDKAEIGETAGDTIATFLDVLHLTPRGRFDIDMYEASFRLRGKTYDYKIQYEAIKKFMVLPKPDEVHYMLVMGLDPPLRQGQTRYPFVVMQFKKDEEVTIDLNLNEDELKSKYQEKLEPHYEEPLHQVVAKIFRGLGNRKISSPAKDFITHRSQYGIKCSIKASEGFLYCLEKAFMFVPKPAVYIAYEQTQSVTFSRVSGAVSALSTFDITVLLKNGAGSSQFSNISREDLKALESFFKLKGLRVKNEIDEDANLLAAALDQQMDDSEDEVAAKADRGSADEDEESVDEDFRTDSESDVAEEYDSAHESSGSGSDESNVDEDEERDDDDEDAEEERPKKKKKTG is encoded by the exons ATGACTGCTAT CGAGAGCTTCGATAACATCTACTTGGACCTCTCCAAGGAGAGCGGAAAGTGCAGATTCGCAGAGACCGGTTTCGGATGGAAGCCCGTGGGCGGCGGCGATACCTTCACCCTCGATCATAACAACATTGCCTCTGCGCAATGGAGTCGCGCCGCCAAGGGCTATGAGATCAAGATCGTACAGCGCGCCAAGTCCGGCATAATCCAGCTCGATGGCTTCCAACAAGAAGATTACGATCGCCTTGCCAAGGTGTTCAAGAACTGGTACAGCACTGCTCTTGAGAGCAAGGAACACGCTCTGCGAGGCTGGAACTGGGGCAAGGCCGAATTTTCAAAGTCCGAACTCACATTCAGCGTCCAAAACCGGCCCGCATTCGAATTAGCCTACTCGGAAATTGGAAACACCAACCTCGCTGGCCGCAATGAGGTGGCAGTAGAGATGGCACTCCCTGATACGGGCGCTAATGCCCAGCTCGGTGGTGCCAGGTCGAAGGGATCCAAGGCTGCCGCTGGCCGAGACCAGCTTGTCGAGATGCGATTCTACATTCCTGGTGTTACGACTCGCAAGGAGGCTGAAGGAGAGGACGCAGGCAGTGATGCCGGTAACGACGAGCAGGAAAAGAATGCCGCTACTCTGTTTTATGAGACTTTGATTGATAAGGCTGAGATTGGCGAGACTGCTGGTGATACTATCGCCACTTTCCTGGATGTCCTACATCTCACGCCCAG AGGCCGTTTCGATATCGACATGTACGAAGCCTCTTTCCGACTCCGAGGCAAAACCTACGACTACAAGATTCAATacgaggctatcaagaagtTTATGGTACTACCAAAGCCTGATGAGGTGCACTACATGCTTGTCATGGGTCTGGACCCGCCCCTGCGTCAAGGTCAAACACGATATCCCTTCGTTGTGATGCAGTTTaagaaggacgaggaagTCACTATTGACCTCAACTTGAACGAGGACGAGCTTAAGAGCAAGTACCAAGAAAAGCTGGAACCTCATTACGAGGAACCCCTCCACCAAGTTGTCGCCAAGATCTTCCGTGGTCTGGGTAACAGGAAGATTTCATCCCCTGCCAAGGACTTCATCAC ACACCGCAGCCAATATGGCATCAAGTGCTCTATTAAGGCAAGCGAGGGTTTCCTCTACTGTCTGGAGAAGGCATTCATGTTTGTGCCCAAGCCCGCTGTCTACATCGCCTACGAACAGACACAATCGGTTACTTTCTCGCGTGTCAGCGGAGCTGTATCAGCACTGTCGACATTTGACATCACAGTTCTTCTAAAGAATGGTGCCGGCTCGTCCCAGTTCAGCAATATCAGCCGTGAGGACCTCAAGGCCCTCGaaagcttcttcaagctcaagggtctGCGGGTCAAGAACGAGATTGACGAGGATGCCAACCTCCTTGCTGCCGCCCTCGATCAGCAGATGGATGACTCCGAGGACGAAGTTGCCGCCAAGGCTGACCGAGGCTCCgctgacgaggatgaggagagcGTGGACGAGGACTTCCGAACTGATAGCGAAAGCGATGTAGCGGAGGAGTACGACAGCGCCCACGAGAGCTCTGGCTCAGGCAGTGACGAGAGCAAcgtggatgaagatgaagaacgtgatgatgacgatgaggacgcGGAAGAGGAGCGTcctaagaagaagaagaagacaggcTAA